In the Anastrepha obliqua isolate idAnaObli1 chromosome 1, idAnaObli1_1.0, whole genome shotgun sequence genome, one interval contains:
- the LOC129238150 gene encoding uncharacterized protein LOC129238150: MTSDNGTNFVGAEKELHIAFQQCMTDIKLRSFFADSNIEWRFNPPAAPHMGGYWETGVKRVKYHLKRVLGEVPLSYEEFNTLLTEIEACVNSRPLCDNSETAGDLEVLTPGHFIVGEPLKSIPEPEGQEFRGNLRQRWQAISVMRQHFWRRWRDEYLVSLQRHTKWFRSSRNIEEGDVVAVFNEPNPPTKWTLARVIKYHHGTDGRVRVVPLKTQHGELVRPIVKLCLLPMKGDLFHEETNNLS; the protein is encoded by the coding sequence ATGACATCAGATAACGGTACAAATTTCGTTGGAGCCGAGAAGGAGTTGCACATTGCATTTCAACAGTGCATGACTGATATTAAACTTCGCTCCTTCTTTGCGGATTCGAATATCGAATGGCGCTTTAATCCACCGGCTGCACCCCATATGGGAGGTTACTGGGAGACTGGAGTCAAGCGTGTCAAGTATCATTTAAAACGCGTACTAGGAGAAGTTCCACTATCATACGAAGAGTTCAACACACTTTTGACTGAAATAGAAGCTTGCGTAAACTCTCGCCCACTCTGTGATAACTCTGAAACTGCTGGTGACTTAGAAGTTCTAACTCCCGGACATTTCATAGTCGGTGAACCGCTTAAGTCAATACCGGAACCTGAGGGTCAAGAGTTTCGTGGAAATCTTCGTCAGCGatggcaagcaatttctgtCATGAGACAACATTTCTGGCGTCGTTGGAGAGACGAGTACCTCGTGAGCTTACAACGTCACACCAAGTGGTTTCGTTCTTCACGCAACATTGAAGAAGGGGATGTGGTTGCTGTTTTCAACGAGCCTAATCCTCCGACGAAGTGGACGCTTGCACGAGTGATCAAATACCATCATGGTACCGatggacgcgtaagagtagtaccGTTGAAAACACAGCATGGCGAATTGGTTCGCCCTATAGTCAAACTTTGCCTTTTGCCAATGAAAGGAGATTTATTTCATGAAGAAACTAATAACTTATCGTAA